In Streptomyces ambofaciens ATCC 23877, a single genomic region encodes these proteins:
- a CDS encoding (2Fe-2S)-binding protein, translating to MDSQYEGTAHASPPQSSPSQATLRVNGKPHTLTVDHRRVLLDLLREDLGLAGAKKGCDHGQCGACTVLVDGRRVNSCLLLAVTLEGCEITTVEGLAGDGEELHPVQRAFLERDAFQCGYCTPGQICSAVGVLAEAAAGHPSHVTDPRAPSGEPVPLDRDEIRERLSGNLCRCGAYPRIADAVEDVIP from the coding sequence ATGGACAGCCAGTACGAGGGCACCGCCCACGCCTCGCCACCGCAGTCGTCCCCATCGCAGGCCACGCTCCGCGTCAACGGCAAACCGCACACCCTCACCGTCGACCACCGCCGGGTCCTGCTGGACCTGCTGCGGGAGGATCTCGGGCTGGCGGGCGCCAAGAAGGGCTGCGACCACGGGCAGTGCGGCGCCTGCACGGTCCTCGTGGACGGGCGGCGCGTCAACAGCTGCCTGCTGCTCGCCGTCACCCTGGAGGGCTGCGAGATCACCACCGTCGAAGGCCTCGCCGGGGACGGGGAGGAGCTCCATCCGGTGCAGCGCGCCTTCCTGGAGCGCGACGCCTTCCAGTGCGGGTACTGCACACCGGGCCAGATCTGTTCGGCGGTCGGCGTGCTCGCCGAGGCCGCGGCCGGGCACCCCTCCCACGTCACCGATCCGCGGGCGCCCTCCGGAGAACCCGTCCCGCTGGACCGGGACGAGATCCGGGAGCGGCTGAGCGGCAACCTGTGCCGGTGCGGCGCGTATCCCCGCATCGCGGACGCGGTCGAGGACGTGATCCCGTGA
- a CDS encoding maleylpyruvate isomerase N-terminal domain-containing protein, which yields MTTTPKDRPAHVVRDSYDALAAVVGPLGEEESWLPTDCTGWAVRDLVFHLLADAQRALVALNTPAAGPSDRDAVTYWRDWTPDPVGAAHGRRWNRVAASMFPDFRELREQYLETAAATVAAAAATEPGRRVSTQGHVLTAGDLMTTLGVEATVHHLDLTVALPTAPGPSTAGLTAVRATLDGLLGRPVPLAWDDEHYARAATGRVPLTDTERDALGPDADRLPLFS from the coding sequence ATGACCACGACACCGAAGGACCGTCCGGCTCACGTCGTGCGCGACTCCTACGACGCCCTGGCGGCCGTCGTCGGCCCGCTCGGGGAGGAGGAGTCGTGGCTGCCGACCGACTGCACCGGATGGGCGGTCCGCGATCTGGTGTTCCACCTCCTCGCGGACGCCCAACGCGCCCTGGTGGCCCTGAACACCCCCGCGGCGGGACCGTCCGACCGCGACGCCGTCACCTACTGGCGGGACTGGACGCCCGATCCCGTCGGCGCGGCCCACGGACGGCGCTGGAACCGGGTCGCGGCGAGCATGTTCCCCGACTTCCGTGAGCTGAGGGAGCAGTACCTGGAGACGGCGGCGGCGACCGTGGCCGCCGCGGCGGCCACGGAGCCCGGGCGCCGGGTGAGCACCCAGGGCCACGTCCTGACCGCCGGTGACCTCATGACGACCCTGGGTGTCGAGGCGACCGTCCACCACCTCGACCTGACCGTCGCGCTGCCCACCGCGCCGGGACCGTCAACGGCCGGGCTGACGGCGGTCCGCGCCACCCTCGACGGTCTCCTGGGCCGCCCGGTGCCGCTGGCCTGGGACGACGAGCACTACGCTCGCGCGGCCACCGGCCGCGTCCCGCTCACGGACACCGAACGGGACGCCCTCGGGCCCGACGCGGACCGCCTCCCGCTCTTCAGCTGA
- a CDS encoding SDR family NAD(P)-dependent oxidoreductase: MNLDLGGRTALVTGSSQGIGAAIAAGLARAGATVGVNGRDAGRLEESVGKLREQVPEGAFVPVAADLGTEEGAERALETMPDVDILVNNLGVFGAVPALEISDDEWRRYFEINVLAGVRLTRAHLPRMRERGWGRVLYIASDSAVVVPAEMIHYGVSKTALLGVGRGFAKEAAGSGVTVNCVIAGPTHTEGVEDFVYQLVDRDLPWDEAQRVFMREHRPQSLIQRLIEPEEIAHLVVYLSSPQASATTGAAVRVDGGYIDSILP; encoded by the coding sequence ATGAACCTGGACCTCGGCGGACGCACCGCGCTGGTCACGGGCTCCTCGCAGGGCATCGGAGCGGCGATCGCCGCCGGACTGGCCCGGGCGGGCGCCACGGTGGGCGTCAACGGGCGCGACGCCGGGCGGCTGGAGGAGAGCGTCGGGAAACTGCGCGAGCAGGTGCCGGAGGGCGCGTTCGTGCCGGTCGCGGCCGACCTGGGCACCGAGGAGGGCGCCGAGCGGGCCCTGGAGACCATGCCCGACGTCGACATCCTCGTGAACAACCTCGGCGTCTTCGGCGCGGTGCCCGCGCTGGAGATCAGCGACGACGAGTGGCGCCGCTACTTCGAGATCAACGTCCTCGCGGGTGTCAGGCTGACGCGTGCCCATCTCCCCCGGATGAGGGAACGGGGCTGGGGCCGGGTGCTGTACATCGCGAGCGACTCGGCCGTCGTCGTCCCGGCCGAGATGATCCACTACGGGGTCTCCAAGACGGCACTGCTCGGGGTGGGCCGGGGCTTCGCCAAGGAGGCGGCGGGCAGCGGCGTCACGGTGAACTGCGTCATCGCCGGACCCACCCACACCGAGGGCGTCGAGGACTTCGTGTACCAGCTGGTCGACCGCGACCTGCCCTGGGACGAGGCCCAGCGCGTCTTCATGCGTGAGCACCGTCCGCAGTCGCTGATCCAGCGGCTGATCGAGCCCGAGGAGATCGCCCACCTCGTGGTGTACCTGAGCTCACCCCAGGCGTCCGCCACGACCGGAGCGGCGGTCCGGGTCGACGGGGGATACATCGACTCGATCCTGCCGTAG
- a CDS encoding YihY/virulence factor BrkB family protein: MARLHLPHRGKHPKDDSTDAAPDGTATEDYGPDASTERAAPDSPTELPKRSWFALLRRVISEFKDDELTDRAAALTYYGILSLFPALLVLVSLLGIAGQSATQEVLDNIQKLAPGSVRDIITSAVEQLQAKAGLGSVLAVVGLIGAVWSASGYVAAFIRSANAVYDVPEGRPVWKVLPLRVALTVVLLVLAVVSALIVVFTGSLAQQVGTALGVGDTAMTVWSIAKWPVLVVLVTFMIALLYWATPNARVKGFKWISPGSVLALLIWLVASAGFAFYVANFGSYNKTYGTLAGVIIFLVWLWVTNLAILLGLEFDAELARQRVIDGGHPPEDEPYVEPRDTRAWDEADRRRAEPDA, from the coding sequence ATGGCCCGACTGCATCTGCCCCATCGCGGCAAGCACCCGAAGGACGACTCGACGGACGCCGCACCGGACGGGACGGCGACCGAGGACTACGGTCCGGACGCCTCCACCGAGCGCGCCGCCCCGGACTCCCCCACCGAGTTGCCGAAGCGCTCGTGGTTCGCCCTGCTGCGGCGCGTGATCTCCGAGTTCAAGGACGACGAGCTGACCGACCGGGCCGCCGCCCTGACCTACTACGGCATCCTGTCGCTGTTCCCGGCTCTGCTCGTCCTGGTCTCCCTGCTCGGGATCGCCGGGCAGTCCGCCACGCAGGAGGTGCTGGACAACATCCAGAAGCTCGCGCCCGGCTCGGTGCGCGACATCATCACCAGCGCGGTCGAGCAGTTGCAGGCCAAGGCCGGTCTCGGCTCCGTCCTCGCGGTGGTGGGCCTAATCGGAGCCGTCTGGTCGGCCTCGGGGTACGTGGCCGCCTTCATCCGCTCGGCGAACGCCGTCTACGACGTCCCCGAGGGGCGCCCCGTCTGGAAGGTGCTGCCGCTGCGGGTGGCGCTCACCGTGGTGCTGCTGGTGCTCGCCGTGGTCAGTGCGCTCATCGTCGTGTTCACCGGCAGCCTGGCCCAGCAGGTCGGCACCGCGCTCGGCGTCGGCGACACCGCGATGACGGTGTGGTCGATCGCCAAGTGGCCCGTGCTCGTCGTCCTCGTCACGTTCATGATCGCGCTCCTGTACTGGGCCACGCCGAACGCCCGGGTCAAGGGCTTCAAGTGGATCTCGCCAGGCAGCGTGCTCGCCCTGCTGATCTGGCTCGTCGCCTCCGCCGGCTTCGCCTTCTACGTGGCCAACTTCGGCTCGTACAACAAGACGTACGGCACCCTGGCCGGTGTCATCATCTTCCTGGTGTGGCTGTGGGTGACGAACCTGGCCATCCTGCTCGGTCTGGAGTTCGACGCCGAGCTGGCCCGCCAGCGGGTGATCGACGGGGGCCATCCGCCCGAGGACGAGCCCTACGTCGAGCCGCGCGACACCCGTGCCTGGGACGAGGCGGACCGGCGGCGCGCGGAACCGGACGCATGA
- a CDS encoding roadblock/LC7 domain-containing protein yields the protein MAVESDVLDELHRLRNRVPQLTGSLAATVDGLVLAHDAPGTEPEGLAALTAAALGVAHRMADATARGGFRELLLRGAEGYVATYAAGPAAVLTLLADGRVNVGRLHLEGRRSGARIGELVEARIGPERGRPPSAEHVAALPADAQRPIGTLPVRTPQRPTHRPTPQTGGHRRPT from the coding sequence ATGGCCGTCGAGAGCGACGTCCTGGACGAACTGCACCGACTGCGCAACCGCGTGCCCCAGTTGACCGGATCGCTCGCGGCCACCGTCGACGGGCTCGTCCTCGCCCACGACGCGCCGGGCACCGAACCCGAGGGGCTCGCCGCGCTCACCGCCGCGGCCCTCGGCGTCGCCCACCGCATGGCCGACGCCACCGCGCGCGGCGGGTTCCGTGAACTGCTGCTGCGCGGGGCCGAGGGCTACGTCGCCACCTACGCCGCCGGACCGGCCGCCGTACTCACCCTGCTCGCCGACGGCCGCGTCAACGTGGGGCGGCTGCATCTGGAGGGCCGGCGCAGCGGCGCCCGGATCGGTGAGCTGGTCGAGGCCCGCATCGGCCCCGAGCGTGGCCGTCCGCCGTCCGCCGAACACGTCGCGGCGCTCCCCGCCGACGCCCAGCGCCCCATCGGCACCCTGCCGGTGCGCACCCCCCAGCGGCCCACACACCGACCGACCCCCCAGACCGGCGGCCACCGCCGGCCCACCTGA